One part of the Desulfovibrio aminophilus DSM 12254 genome encodes these proteins:
- the rpsR gene encoding 30S ribosomal protein S18 — protein MAFRKKFTPRKKFCRFCADKNLPLDYKRADILRDYITERGKIIARRITGTCAKHQRQLTTEIKRARQMALLFYTTVHSTDVKKRTL, from the coding sequence ATGGCATTCCGCAAGAAGTTCACCCCCCGCAAGAAGTTCTGCCGCTTCTGCGCGGACAAGAATCTGCCCCTGGATTACAAACGCGCCGACATCCTTCGGGACTACATCACCGAGCGCGGCAAGATCATCGCCCGCCGCATCACCGGCACCTGCGCCAAGCACCAGCGGCAGCTGACCACTGAAATCAAGCGCGCCCGCCAGATGGCGCTGCTCTTCTACACCACCGTGCACAGCACGGACGTGAAGAAGCGGACCCTGTAG
- the rpsF gene encoding 30S ribosomal protein S6, which yields MSQTYETLVLLSPELAEENRKTLIDNLSAIVDREGGKVNVVDDWGIRTLAYPVQKQTRGYYVRLEYAGPGPLVAELERNIRITDGIFKFVTVRLADATAA from the coding sequence ATGTCTCAGACCTACGAGACACTGGTTCTTCTCTCGCCTGAACTGGCCGAGGAGAACCGCAAGACGCTCATCGACAACCTCTCCGCCATCGTGGACCGCGAGGGGGGCAAGGTGAACGTCGTGGACGATTGGGGAATCCGCACCCTGGCCTATCCGGTCCAGAAGCAGACCCGTGGCTATTACGTGCGCCTGGAGTATGCCGGGCCCGGCCCGCTCGTCGCGGAGCTGGAGCGCAACATCCGCATCACCGACGGCATCTTCAAGTTCGTCACCGTCCGCTTGGCGGACGCGACCGCCGCGTAA
- a CDS encoding enoyl-ACP reductase FabI, whose protein sequence is MLLQGKRALVFGVANDKSIAYGIAEAFKKNGARLAFSYVNEAIQKRVEPISETLGGEFIFPCDVTDDASIAASAEMVREKWGGVDVLVHSVAFANRDDLKGRYIETSRDGFKLALDISAFSLVALCRAYEDLLSPDASILTMTYHGSTKVVTNYNVMGVAKAALEASVRYLAADLGRKGVRINAVSAGPIKTLASSGISGFKSILAHVEEHAPMHRNVTIEDVGNTALFLASSLASGITGEVLYVDSGFSIMGI, encoded by the coding sequence ATGCTTCTGCAAGGAAAGAGGGCCCTCGTCTTCGGCGTGGCCAACGACAAGAGCATCGCCTACGGCATCGCCGAGGCGTTCAAGAAGAACGGTGCGCGCCTGGCCTTCAGCTACGTCAACGAGGCCATCCAGAAACGTGTGGAGCCCATCAGCGAGACGCTGGGCGGCGAATTCATCTTCCCCTGCGACGTGACCGACGACGCGAGCATCGCGGCCTCCGCCGAGATGGTGCGGGAGAAATGGGGCGGAGTGGACGTGCTCGTGCATTCGGTAGCCTTCGCCAACCGTGACGACCTCAAGGGCCGCTATATCGAGACTTCCCGCGACGGCTTCAAGCTGGCCCTGGACATTTCGGCCTTTTCCCTGGTGGCCCTCTGCCGGGCCTACGAAGACCTGCTGAGCCCCGACGCCTCGATCCTGACCATGACCTACCACGGCTCCACCAAGGTGGTGACCAACTACAACGTCATGGGCGTGGCCAAGGCCGCCCTGGAAGCCAGCGTCCGATACCTGGCCGCCGACCTGGGACGGAAGGGCGTACGCATCAACGCGGTCAGCGCCGGTCCCATCAAAACCCTGGCCTCCTCGGGCATCTCCGGCTTCAAGAGCATCCTGGCCCACGTGGAGGAGCACGCTCCCATGCACCGCAACGTGACCATCGAGGACGTCGGCAACACGGCCCTGTTCCTGGCCTCCTCCCTGGCTTCCGGGATCACCGGCGAGGTCCTCTACGTGGACTCCGGCTTCAGCATCATGGGGATATGA
- a CDS encoding phosphoribosylaminoimidazolesuccinocarboxamide synthase, with amino-acid sequence MSAPAVITTDIKEFKLASRGKVRDIYEIDPVTLLIVTTDRISAFDVVMPDPIPLKGVILNQITLYWMKMMEDLVGNHILAADTADFPKALAPYSAMLRGRSVLVRKAKPLPIECIVRGYITGSGWKDYQKTGMVSGHKLPTGLRESDMLDTPLFTPSTKAEIGQHDENITVDQAAAMLGPALMTKVQDLALAIYSRARSHARTRGILIADTKFEFGATDDGLLLIDEVLTPDSSRFWPADGYAPGRGQPSFDKQFLRDWLEEIGFDKRPPAPRIPEEIALKTQEKYLEAYRLLTGTELTV; translated from the coding sequence ATGAGCGCACCCGCCGTCATCACCACCGACATCAAGGAATTCAAGCTGGCTTCCAGGGGCAAGGTCCGGGACATCTACGAGATCGACCCCGTGACCCTGCTCATCGTGACCACCGACCGAATTTCGGCCTTCGACGTGGTCATGCCCGACCCCATCCCGCTCAAGGGCGTGATCCTGAACCAGATCACCCTGTACTGGATGAAGATGATGGAAGATCTCGTCGGGAACCACATTCTGGCCGCCGACACCGCCGACTTCCCCAAGGCCCTGGCCCCCTACTCGGCCATGCTCCGGGGGCGCTCGGTGCTGGTGCGCAAGGCCAAGCCCCTGCCCATCGAGTGCATCGTGCGCGGCTACATCACCGGCTCGGGCTGGAAGGACTATCAGAAAACCGGCATGGTCAGCGGGCACAAACTGCCCACGGGCCTGCGCGAGTCGGACATGTTGGACACACCCCTGTTCACGCCGTCCACCAAGGCCGAGATCGGACAGCACGACGAGAACATCACCGTGGACCAGGCCGCGGCCATGCTCGGCCCGGCGCTCATGACCAAAGTCCAGGATCTCGCCCTGGCCATCTATTCCCGGGCCCGGTCCCACGCGCGGACGCGGGGCATCCTCATCGCGGACACCAAGTTCGAGTTCGGCGCAACCGATGACGGCCTGCTGCTCATCGATGAGGTTCTGACCCCGGACTCCTCGCGCTTCTGGCCCGCCGACGGCTATGCCCCGGGCCGGGGCCAGCCGAGCTTCGACAAGCAGTTTCTGCGCGACTGGTTGGAGGAGATCGGCTTCGACAAGCGCCCCCCGGCCCCGCGCATCCCGGAAGAGATCGCCCTGAAAACCCAGGAGAAATATCTGGAGGCCTACCGCCTGTTGACCGGAACGGAGCTGACGGTATAG
- the hisD gene encoding histidinol dehydrogenase — MPLKQIIYSSPDDWPALSGRLAGRRNPESKVRDVVRDILADVRERGDVALADYTRRFDCPGFTASRQRVPKTAITKALKAIPAEDAAILAEAIANVRAFHERQRENSWLTTAPDGTILGQLVLPVDRVGLYVPGGQGGETPLVSSLIMNAVPARVAGVREIAVVSPPRADGTLNPYILATAALLDIDEVHLSGSAWAVAALAYGTKTIRPCDVIAGPGNIYVATAKSLLVGEVGIDMVAGPSEIAVLADASADPAWLAADLLSQAEHDPLAACVLATPDTKLAKAVTAELAAQLKLLPRGEIAAKSLADWGVLALTPDLATAADMVNRLAPEHLELAVAEPWALLPSIRHAGAIFMGHHCPEPVGDYFAGPNHVLPTLGTARFSSALSVQTFCKKSSIVAASPAFVGAHGAKIARLARLEGLEAHARSVECRIPKKKKR; from the coding sequence ATGCCCCTCAAACAGATCATCTACTCCAGTCCTGACGACTGGCCCGCCCTGAGCGGACGCCTCGCGGGCCGCCGCAATCCGGAATCCAAGGTCCGGGATGTCGTCCGCGACATCCTGGCCGACGTGCGCGAACGCGGCGACGTCGCCCTGGCGGACTACACCCGCCGCTTCGACTGTCCAGGCTTCACGGCCTCCCGCCAGCGCGTCCCCAAGACGGCCATCACGAAGGCCCTCAAGGCCATTCCCGCCGAGGACGCGGCCATCCTGGCCGAGGCCATCGCCAATGTCCGGGCCTTCCACGAGCGCCAACGCGAGAATTCCTGGCTCACCACGGCCCCGGACGGCACCATCCTGGGCCAGCTGGTCCTGCCGGTGGACCGCGTGGGCCTGTATGTCCCCGGCGGACAGGGCGGCGAAACGCCGTTGGTCTCCAGCCTGATCATGAACGCCGTGCCCGCCCGGGTGGCCGGAGTGCGCGAGATCGCGGTCGTCTCCCCGCCCCGGGCCGACGGGACGCTCAATCCATATATATTGGCCACCGCCGCCCTGCTCGACATCGACGAGGTCCACCTCTCGGGCAGCGCCTGGGCCGTGGCCGCCCTGGCCTACGGCACCAAGACCATCCGCCCCTGCGACGTCATCGCCGGGCCGGGCAACATCTACGTGGCCACGGCCAAATCGCTCCTGGTGGGCGAAGTGGGCATCGACATGGTGGCCGGACCGAGCGAGATCGCCGTCCTGGCCGACGCCTCCGCCGATCCCGCATGGCTGGCGGCGGACCTGCTCTCCCAGGCCGAGCACGATCCCCTGGCCGCCTGCGTCCTGGCCACGCCGGACACAAAGCTGGCCAAGGCCGTGACCGCCGAGCTGGCCGCCCAGCTCAAGCTCCTGCCACGCGGCGAGATCGCCGCCAAGTCGCTGGCCGACTGGGGCGTCCTGGCCCTCACCCCGGACCTCGCCACGGCGGCGGACATGGTCAACCGACTGGCCCCCGAACACCTGGAGCTGGCCGTGGCCGAGCCCTGGGCCCTGCTGCCGTCCATCCGCCACGCCGGGGCCATCTTCATGGGCCACCACTGCCCCGAGCCCGTGGGCGACTATTTCGCCGGGCCCAACCACGTCCTGCCCACCCTGGGAACGGCGCGGTTCTCCTCGGCCCTGTCCGTGCAGACCTTCTGCAAGAAGTCGAGCATCGTGGCCGCCTCCCCGGCCTTCGTCGGCGCGCACGGAGCCAAGATCGCCCGGCTGGCCCGGCTGGAAGGACTGGAGGCCCACGCCCGTTCCGTGGAATGCCGCATCCCCAAGAAGAAAAAGAGGTAG
- a CDS encoding outer membrane homotrimeric porin, whose amino-acid sequence MIEFLVSDNFDLNEKANTASDRNGDFNVFQRFRTQFDFIANENLKGVLATEIGSTADEQRWGGDQYRFHDRFNGINVRRAYVDFKIPGTKIANRIGYQGINLPAAYGGGSLILDDEVAGVFTTIPVIDEVSVVAGYARLYDYDNTTTPRGTSNTSVDAATLIVPVKLDGFKFAPFFMYAYAGSAAVSDLATDTSYSNSARRMIRGLTGPGAPTINGRNAYWGGTSFEMTYFDPIKVMADVNYGKATGSIDSDDRSGWMFDLAVDYTGLDFMTPELFFAYTSGEDDKTSNGSERMPMLTARNWGVGSFFFNGDTLIEGTPNGTTDARNLGFWAVGLQLKDISFIEKLKHTFIVMYAQGTNDKDLVGVAGSNYYSYGYTLTEKDHIWEVDLNTSYKLYDELTLSFDLGYINNGYDKDVWASSATRDPADAYKLSTGIKYEF is encoded by the coding sequence ATCATCGAGTTCCTCGTTTCGGACAACTTCGACCTGAACGAGAAAGCCAACACGGCGAGCGACCGCAACGGCGACTTCAACGTGTTCCAGCGCTTCCGCACCCAGTTCGACTTCATCGCCAACGAGAACCTGAAGGGCGTGCTGGCCACGGAAATCGGCTCCACGGCCGACGAGCAGCGTTGGGGCGGCGACCAGTACCGCTTCCATGACCGCTTCAACGGCATCAACGTGCGCCGGGCCTATGTCGACTTCAAGATTCCGGGCACCAAGATCGCCAACCGCATCGGCTACCAGGGCATCAACCTGCCCGCGGCCTACGGCGGCGGCAGCCTGATCCTGGACGACGAAGTGGCCGGCGTGTTCACCACCATCCCGGTGATCGACGAGGTGAGCGTGGTGGCCGGTTACGCCCGCCTCTACGACTACGATAACACCACCACCCCGCGTGGCACCTCGAACACTTCGGTTGACGCCGCCACCCTGATCGTGCCGGTGAAGCTCGACGGCTTCAAGTTCGCGCCTTTCTTCATGTACGCCTACGCCGGTTCCGCCGCCGTCAGCGATCTGGCCACCGACACGAGCTACTCCAACAGCGCGCGCCGCATGATCCGCGGCCTCACCGGCCCCGGCGCCCCGACCATCAACGGCCGCAACGCCTACTGGGGCGGCACCAGCTTCGAGATGACCTACTTCGATCCGATCAAGGTCATGGCCGACGTGAACTACGGCAAGGCCACCGGCAGCATCGACTCCGATGACCGTTCCGGCTGGATGTTCGACCTGGCCGTGGACTACACCGGCCTCGACTTCATGACCCCCGAGCTGTTCTTCGCCTACACCTCCGGTGAAGACGACAAGACCAGCAACGGTTCCGAGCGCATGCCCATGCTCACCGCCCGTAACTGGGGCGTCGGCTCCTTCTTCTTCAACGGCGACACCCTGATCGAGGGCACCCCCAACGGCACCACCGACGCCCGCAACCTGGGCTTCTGGGCCGTGGGCCTGCAGTTGAAGGACATCAGCTTCATCGAGAAGCTGAAGCACACCTTCATCGTCATGTACGCCCAGGGCACCAACGACAAGGATCTCGTCGGCGTCGCGGGCAGCAACTACTACTCCTACGGCTACACGCTGACCGAGAAGGACCACATCTGGGAAGTGGACCTGAACACCAGCTACAAGCTGTATGACGAACTGACCCTGAGCTTCGACCTCGGCTACATCAACAACGGCTACGACAAGGACGTGTGGGCCTCCTCGGCCACCCGCGATCCCGCCGACGCCTACAAGCTGAGCACCGGCATCAAGTACGAGTTCTAG
- a CDS encoding outer membrane homotrimeric porin, producing MKRLVLLATLLAFVFGMAASAHAVKVEASGAWAVEFLFSENFDMDKNGGAGDGQGDFNVYQRLRTQFDFIANENLRGVLATEIGSTAAEQRWGGDNYRFHDRFNGINVRRAYVDFAIPGTKITNRIGYQNINLPAAVGGGSMILDDEVAGVVTAIPVIDELSVVAGYARLYDFDNDDNISGTQNTSLDAGVLILPVTLDGFKFAPFFMYAYAGSAAVNEMVRTDPVTLDLIGPGTWGLTGPGAISTAGRKVYWGGTSFEMTYFDPIKVMADVNYGKATGSDKVDNRSGWMFDLAVDYTGFDFMTPELFFAYTSGEDSDVTDGSERMPTLNARNWALGSFFFGGDTLLQGSKGYGVEQTGFWALGLSLKDISFLEKLSHTFTVMYAKGTNDKALIGNAAITYGQTLTEEDHIVEVDLNTKYQLYEELCLTLDLGYINNGYDKDKWRAAPGMGGLDKNDAYKLSTGILYQF from the coding sequence ATGAAACGTTTGGTTCTTTTGGCCACGCTTCTGGCCTTCGTCTTCGGCATGGCCGCTTCGGCCCACGCCGTCAAGGTGGAGGCTTCCGGCGCTTGGGCCGTGGAGTTCCTGTTCTCTGAGAACTTCGACATGGATAAGAACGGCGGTGCTGGCGACGGCCAGGGCGACTTCAACGTCTACCAGCGTCTCCGCACCCAGTTCGACTTCATCGCCAACGAGAACCTCCGCGGCGTGCTGGCCACGGAAATCGGCTCGACCGCTGCGGAGCAGCGTTGGGGCGGCGACAACTACCGCTTCCATGACCGCTTCAACGGCATCAACGTGCGCCGGGCCTATGTCGACTTCGCCATCCCGGGCACCAAGATCACCAACCGCATCGGCTACCAGAACATCAACCTGCCCGCGGCCGTCGGCGGCGGCAGCATGATCCTGGACGACGAAGTGGCCGGCGTGGTCACCGCCATCCCGGTCATCGACGAGCTGAGCGTGGTGGCCGGTTACGCCCGCCTCTACGACTTCGACAACGACGACAACATTAGCGGCACCCAGAACACCTCGCTTGACGCGGGCGTCCTGATCCTGCCCGTGACGTTGGACGGCTTCAAGTTCGCGCCCTTCTTCATGTATGCCTACGCTGGCTCCGCTGCCGTCAACGAAATGGTCCGCACCGATCCGGTTACTCTCGACCTCATTGGCCCCGGCACCTGGGGCCTGACCGGCCCCGGCGCCATCAGCACCGCCGGCCGCAAGGTTTACTGGGGCGGCACCAGCTTTGAGATGACCTACTTCGACCCGATCAAGGTCATGGCCGACGTCAACTACGGCAAGGCCACCGGCAGTGACAAGGTCGACAACCGTTCCGGCTGGATGTTCGACCTGGCCGTGGACTACACCGGCTTCGACTTCATGACCCCCGAGCTGTTCTTCGCCTACACCTCTGGCGAGGACAGCGACGTGACCGACGGTTCCGAGCGTATGCCCACGCTGAACGCTCGTAACTGGGCTCTCGGCTCCTTCTTCTTCGGCGGCGACACCCTGCTTCAGGGCTCCAAGGGCTACGGCGTCGAGCAGACCGGCTTCTGGGCTCTCGGCCTCAGCCTGAAGGACATCAGCTTCCTCGAGAAGCTGTCCCACACCTTCACCGTCATGTACGCGAAGGGCACCAACGACAAGGCCCTCATCGGCAACGCGGCCATCACCTACGGCCAGACGCTGACCGAGGAAGACCACATCGTGGAAGTGGACCTGAACACCAAGTACCAGCTCTACGAAGAACTGTGCCTGACCCTGGACCTCGGCTACATCAACAACGGCTACGACAAGGACAAGTGGCGTGCGGCCCCTGGTATGGGCGGTCTGGACAAGAACGACGCCTACAAGCTGAGCACCGGTATCCTGTACCAGTTCTAG
- the uvrC gene encoding excinuclease ABC subunit UvrC, producing the protein MAALFHFRSADFPDSPGVYLMKDERGRIIYVGKAISLRKRLASYFRGPRNLSAKTRALVARVARVDVLAATTEKEALLLEESLIKKHRPRYNVVLRDDKQYLLFRLDKTSKFPRLQITRRVTRDGALYFGPFTSAQSARETWKLLGRIFPLRKCSEKVFRNRVRPCLHHHLNQCLAPCVRQVDEEAYRELVRRVERFLSGRAESVLAELKREMNEAAEALRFEQAAVIRDRMAAIRRTVERQAVVLPGGGDLDVLGLEPVEEGLGLGVVFVRRGRVLDEQAFHFPDMSRQEAAEVLEGFLVQFYHEERFIPARIVAEQALPDLLAEVLAERRGGDVRLARPRGQAERGLLELTREVARRAAPRRSADLLAGLERRLRLGRRPVRVEGVDISHLGGTGTRAGMVVFEEGRRLPKESRHYAFPELEGSSDDYAALAAWAARRVESGPPWPDLVLVDGGRGQLAAVERAFFEAMRGMEDAPILELAAIAKGETRRAGELGDFIFRPGRKNPVDLPPGGPELLFLQSVRDAAHRFVLGGQRRSRASKALKSAVLDLPGVGPKTARLLWERFGSLEALRAATKDDLRSVPGLGDRRAEKIVEALARLG; encoded by the coding sequence ATGGCCGCGCTGTTTCACTTCCGCTCCGCGGATTTTCCCGACTCGCCCGGGGTCTATCTCATGAAGGACGAACGGGGGCGCATCATCTATGTGGGAAAAGCCATCAGCCTGCGCAAGCGTCTGGCTTCCTATTTTCGTGGGCCGCGCAACCTCTCGGCCAAGACGCGCGCCCTGGTGGCCCGGGTGGCCCGGGTGGACGTGCTGGCCGCGACCACGGAGAAGGAGGCCCTGCTCCTGGAGGAGAGCCTGATCAAGAAACACCGGCCGCGCTACAACGTGGTTCTGCGTGATGACAAGCAATACCTTTTGTTCCGTCTGGACAAGACTTCCAAATTTCCCCGGCTTCAGATCACCCGGCGGGTGACGCGCGACGGAGCGCTTTATTTCGGCCCGTTCACCTCGGCCCAATCCGCGCGCGAAACGTGGAAGCTCCTGGGGCGGATATTCCCGTTGCGCAAATGTTCCGAGAAGGTTTTCCGCAACCGGGTGCGCCCCTGCCTCCATCATCATCTGAATCAGTGTCTGGCCCCGTGCGTGCGGCAGGTGGACGAGGAAGCCTACCGCGAATTGGTGCGCCGGGTGGAACGTTTTCTCTCCGGCCGTGCGGAATCCGTTCTGGCCGAACTCAAGCGCGAGATGAACGAGGCGGCCGAGGCGTTGCGCTTCGAGCAGGCGGCCGTGATCCGCGACCGCATGGCCGCGATCCGGCGCACGGTGGAGCGCCAGGCCGTGGTGCTGCCCGGCGGCGGCGACCTCGACGTGCTGGGGCTGGAGCCGGTGGAGGAGGGCCTCGGCCTGGGAGTGGTTTTCGTGCGCCGGGGCCGGGTTCTGGACGAGCAGGCCTTCCACTTTCCGGACATGAGCCGACAGGAGGCCGCCGAGGTGCTGGAGGGGTTCCTCGTGCAGTTCTACCACGAGGAACGGTTCATCCCCGCGCGTATCGTGGCGGAACAGGCGCTGCCGGACCTGTTGGCCGAGGTGCTGGCCGAGCGCCGGGGTGGAGACGTGCGGTTGGCGCGTCCCCGGGGGCAGGCGGAACGCGGCCTGCTCGAACTGACCCGAGAGGTGGCCCGGCGGGCGGCGCCGCGCCGGAGCGCCGACCTCCTGGCCGGACTGGAGCGACGTTTGCGTCTGGGGCGACGTCCCGTTCGCGTCGAGGGCGTGGATATTTCGCATCTCGGCGGCACCGGCACCCGCGCGGGCATGGTGGTCTTCGAGGAAGGCCGACGCCTGCCCAAGGAGTCCCGGCACTACGCCTTCCCCGAACTCGAGGGTTCCTCCGACGACTACGCGGCTTTGGCGGCCTGGGCCGCGCGTCGTGTGGAGTCCGGCCCGCCCTGGCCGGACCTCGTGCTTGTGGACGGTGGACGAGGTCAGTTGGCGGCCGTGGAGCGGGCATTTTTCGAAGCCATGCGCGGCATGGAGGACGCCCCGATCCTGGAACTGGCGGCCATCGCCAAGGGCGAGACGCGCCGGGCCGGGGAACTGGGCGACTTCATCTTCCGCCCGGGCCGAAAGAATCCCGTGGACCTGCCGCCTGGCGGGCCGGAACTGCTCTTTCTCCAGTCCGTGCGCGACGCGGCCCATCGCTTCGTACTCGGCGGCCAGCGCCGCAGCCGCGCCTCCAAGGCCCTGAAGAGCGCGGTGCTGGATTTGCCCGGCGTGGGACCAAAGACCGCGCGGCTGCTCTGGGAGCGTTTCGGCAGTCTGGAGGCATTGCGGGCCGCGACCAAGGATGACCTGAGGAGTGTGCCCGGGCTCGGCGACAGGCGCGCGGAGAAGATCGTCGAGGCGCTGGCCCGTCTGGGCTAG
- a CDS encoding metal-dependent hydrolase — MELTWFGHSNFRLAHGGAAFSIDPFFTGNPKAPGPWRKTLGSVDAVLVTHDHGDHLGQAVEISTERDIPLVGVFDTVCKLVSQGLPQELGLGMNLGGAVRLADVEVQMVQAMHSSASGTCAGYILTWPDGFCAYHSGDTALFGDMEMFGRFQHIHLAMLPIGGHFTMDPKSAAHACGLLGCDMVAPMHWGTFPILEQDTAGFSKQLQKIAPSVKLLDLAPGGALTV; from the coding sequence ATGGAACTGACCTGGTTCGGCCACTCCAATTTCCGCCTCGCCCACGGCGGCGCGGCCTTTTCCATCGATCCCTTCTTCACCGGCAACCCCAAGGCTCCCGGACCCTGGCGCAAGACGCTGGGGTCGGTGGACGCCGTGCTGGTGACCCACGACCACGGCGACCACCTCGGGCAGGCCGTGGAAATCAGCACCGAACGCGACATTCCATTGGTGGGCGTCTTCGACACCGTGTGCAAACTCGTGTCCCAGGGCCTGCCCCAGGAATTGGGCCTGGGCATGAATCTCGGCGGCGCGGTGCGCCTGGCGGACGTGGAGGTGCAGATGGTCCAGGCCATGCATTCTTCGGCCAGCGGAACCTGCGCGGGCTACATCCTGACCTGGCCGGACGGCTTTTGCGCCTATCATTCCGGCGACACGGCCCTGTTCGGAGACATGGAGATGTTCGGCCGGTTCCAGCACATCCACTTGGCCATGCTGCCCATCGGCGGCCACTTCACCATGGACCCGAAGTCCGCCGCCCACGCCTGCGGATTGCTCGGCTGCGACATGGTCGCGCCCATGCACTGGGGCACCTTCCCGATCCTGGAGCAGGACACGGCGGGTTTCAGCAAGCAGCTGCAAAAGATCGCGCCGAGCGTGAAACTGCTCGACCTCGCGCCGGGCGGGGCGCTGACCGTCTAG
- a CDS encoding UbiX family flavin prenyltransferase yields MSTESPKKRVVLAVTGASGLIYAGILARELGSREDVELFAIISDAAREVMRHEDGLDEAFLRSTARALYSEKDIAAPPASGSWRHQGMIVCPCSMASVAAIAQGLGNNLIHRAADVTLKEGMKLVLVPRETPLSTIHLRNLLAAREAGATILPACPGFYHRPTTIQDMAAHLAGRILDQLDIPNTLFQRWGE; encoded by the coding sequence ATGAGCACTGAATCCCCCAAAAAACGAGTGGTTCTGGCCGTCACCGGGGCCAGCGGTCTGATCTACGCCGGAATCCTGGCCCGTGAACTCGGCTCCCGCGAGGACGTGGAGTTGTTCGCCATCATCTCGGACGCGGCCCGCGAGGTCATGCGCCATGAGGACGGACTGGACGAGGCGTTCCTGCGGAGCACCGCTCGGGCCCTCTACTCGGAAAAGGACATCGCCGCCCCCCCGGCCAGCGGTTCCTGGCGACACCAGGGCATGATCGTCTGCCCCTGCTCCATGGCCAGCGTGGCGGCCATCGCCCAGGGCCTGGGCAACAACCTGATCCACCGCGCGGCGGACGTAACGCTCAAGGAAGGCATGAAGCTCGTGCTCGTGCCACGGGAAACGCCGCTTTCGACCATCCATCTGCGCAACCTTCTGGCCGCCCGCGAAGCGGGCGCGACGATCCTGCCCGCCTGCCCCGGCTTCTATCACCGCCCGACGACGATTCAGGATATGGCCGCCCATCTCGCGGGCAGGATTCTGGACCAACTGGACATCCCCAACACGCTGTTCCAGCGCTGGGGGGAATAG